The following proteins come from a genomic window of Meles meles chromosome 1, mMelMel3.1 paternal haplotype, whole genome shotgun sequence:
- the GLI4 gene encoding zinc finger protein GLI4 isoform X3 has translation MAPTLHSSPCPPHPSVVFISPGPRCAYLQQASGKMATLGDSQEPPRVPSPVNLASPGTPGTCQREAQLHLHGHDHDSPGCSPEALSQPLQEEEPSGLDLQGVEEVQIGRDTCWPDSEAEPERAPSSPHPHHPEAGADQARGALRTLSRRPRCGGRFGQESSLERPMGQPPGTAPCSQKRGPWRVTLLSQGAPGAAEEPEQPGEPEGGRGSGPGVRHGGPRGGKPHRCEACGKSFKYRSLLLKHQRIHTGEKPYACHECGKRFRGWSGFIQHHRIHTGEKPYECGQCGRAFSHSSHFTQHLRIHNGEKPYECSECGQAFSQSSNLVRHQRLHTGEKPYACSQCGKAFIWSSVLIEHQRIHTGEKPYECAECGKAFRGRSHFFRHLRTHTGEKPFACGACGKAFGQSSQLIQHQRVHYRE, from the exons ATGGCCCCCACCCTCCACtcgtccccctgcccccctcatcCTTCCGTGGTTTTCATTTCCCCAGGTCCCAGGTGTGCATACCTTCAGCAGGCCTCGGGGAAGATGGCGACCCTGGGGGACAGTCAGGAGCCCCCTCGTGTCCCGTCCCCGGTCAATCTTGCGTCACCAGGGACACCTGGAACCTGCCAGCGCGAGGCCCAGCTTCACCTCCACGGTCATGACCACG acTCCCCTGGCTGCAGCCCGGAGGCGCTCTCCCAGCCACTGCAGGAGGAGGAGCCGTCCGGCCTGGATCTCCAAGGTGTGGAGGAGGTCCAGATCGGCAGAGACACCTGCTGGCCAG ACTCGGAGGCAGAGCCGGAGCGGGCCCCgtcgtccccccacccccaccaccctgaAGCTGGGGCGGACCAGGCCCGGGGGGCACTGAGGACCCTTTCCCGTAGACCCCGGTGTGGGGGCCGCTTTGGGCAGGAGTCCAGCTTGGAGCGGCCCATGGGCCAGCCGCCGGGGACCGCGCCCTGCTCCCAGAAGAGGGGCCCGTGGCGCGTGACGCTGCTGTCGCAGGGAGCCCCTGGGGCGGCGGAGGAGCCCGAGCAGCCGGGCGAGCCAGAGGGCGGCCGGGGGTCGGGGCCCGGGGTCCGGCATGGCGGCCCGCGGGGCGGGAAGCCGCACCGCTGCGAGGCCTGCGGCAAAAGCTTCAAGTACCGGTCGCTGCTGCTCAAGCACCAGCGCATCCACACGGGCGAGAAGCCGTACGCGTGCCACGAGTGCGGGAAGCGCTTCCGCGGCTGGTCGGGCTTCATCCAGCACCACCGCATCCACACCGGCGAGAAGCCGTACGAGTGCGGCCAGTGCGGCCGCGCCTTCAGCCACAGCTCGCACTTCACGCAGCACCTGCGGATCCACAACGGCGAGAAGCCCTACGAGTGCAGCGAGTGCGGCCAGGCCTTCAGCCAGAGCTCCAACCTGGTGCGGCACCAGCGGCTGCACACGGGCGAGAAGCCGTACGCCTGCAGCCAGTGCGGCAAGGCCTTCATCTGGAGCTCCGTGCTCATCGAGCACCAGCGCATCCACACCGGCGAGAAGCCCTACGAGTGCGCCGAGTGCGGGAAGGCCTTCCGCGGCCGCTCGCACTTCTTCCGCCACCTGCGGACCCACACGGGCGAGAAGCCCTTCGCCTGTGGCGCCTGCGGCAAGGCCTTCGGCCAGAGCTCCCAGCTGATCCAGCACCAGAGGGTGCACTACCGGGAGTAG
- the GLI4 gene encoding zinc finger protein GLI4 isoform X2, whose product MGALPAGARAAASRSEGPRCAYLQQASGKMATLGDSQEPPRVPSPVNLASPGTPGTCQREAQLHLHGHDHGTHPVLHSLRLPASSARPARWHCLLETRQLTGCRASCTLALGSGQGHPWRRPETEPYSPGCSPEALSQPLQEEEPSGLDLQGVEEVQIGRDTCWPDSEAEPERAPSSPHPHHPEAGADQARGALRTLSRRPRCGGRFGQESSLERPMGQPPGTAPCSQKRGPWRVTLLSQGAPGAAEEPEQPGEPEGGRGSGPGVRHGGPRGGKPHRCEACGKSFKYRSLLLKHQRIHTGEKPYACHECGKRFRGWSGFIQHHRIHTGEKPYECGQCGRAFSHSSHFTQHLRIHNGEKPYECSECGQAFSQSSNLVRHQRLHTGEKPYACSQCGKAFIWSSVLIEHQRIHTGEKPYECAECGKAFRGRSHFFRHLRTHTGEKPFACGACGKAFGQSSQLIQHQRVHYRE is encoded by the exons atGGGCGCACTTCCGGCCGGCGCGCGGGCGGCCGCCTCCCGCTCGGAAG GTCCCAGGTGTGCATACCTTCAGCAGGCCTCGGGGAAGATGGCGACCCTGGGGGACAGTCAGGAGCCCCCTCGTGTCCCGTCCCCGGTCAATCTTGCGTCACCAGGGACACCTGGAACCTGCCAGCGCGAGGCCCAGCTTCACCTCCACGGTCATGACCACGGTACTCACCCTGTGCTGCACTCCCTCCGCCTCCCTGCATCGTCCGCCCGCCCCGCACGCTGGCACTGCCTGCTGGAAACAAGGCAGCTCACCGGGTGCCGGGCTTCCTGCACCCTCGCACTTGGGTCAGGCCAGGGGCATCCGTGGCGGAGGCCAGAGACCGAGCCTT acTCCCCTGGCTGCAGCCCGGAGGCGCTCTCCCAGCCACTGCAGGAGGAGGAGCCGTCCGGCCTGGATCTCCAAGGTGTGGAGGAGGTCCAGATCGGCAGAGACACCTGCTGGCCAG ACTCGGAGGCAGAGCCGGAGCGGGCCCCgtcgtccccccacccccaccaccctgaAGCTGGGGCGGACCAGGCCCGGGGGGCACTGAGGACCCTTTCCCGTAGACCCCGGTGTGGGGGCCGCTTTGGGCAGGAGTCCAGCTTGGAGCGGCCCATGGGCCAGCCGCCGGGGACCGCGCCCTGCTCCCAGAAGAGGGGCCCGTGGCGCGTGACGCTGCTGTCGCAGGGAGCCCCTGGGGCGGCGGAGGAGCCCGAGCAGCCGGGCGAGCCAGAGGGCGGCCGGGGGTCGGGGCCCGGGGTCCGGCATGGCGGCCCGCGGGGCGGGAAGCCGCACCGCTGCGAGGCCTGCGGCAAAAGCTTCAAGTACCGGTCGCTGCTGCTCAAGCACCAGCGCATCCACACGGGCGAGAAGCCGTACGCGTGCCACGAGTGCGGGAAGCGCTTCCGCGGCTGGTCGGGCTTCATCCAGCACCACCGCATCCACACCGGCGAGAAGCCGTACGAGTGCGGCCAGTGCGGCCGCGCCTTCAGCCACAGCTCGCACTTCACGCAGCACCTGCGGATCCACAACGGCGAGAAGCCCTACGAGTGCAGCGAGTGCGGCCAGGCCTTCAGCCAGAGCTCCAACCTGGTGCGGCACCAGCGGCTGCACACGGGCGAGAAGCCGTACGCCTGCAGCCAGTGCGGCAAGGCCTTCATCTGGAGCTCCGTGCTCATCGAGCACCAGCGCATCCACACCGGCGAGAAGCCCTACGAGTGCGCCGAGTGCGGGAAGGCCTTCCGCGGCCGCTCGCACTTCTTCCGCCACCTGCGGACCCACACGGGCGAGAAGCCCTTCGCCTGTGGCGCCTGCGGCAAGGCCTTCGGCCAGAGCTCCCAGCTGATCCAGCACCAGAGGGTGCACTACCGGGAGTAG
- the GLI4 gene encoding zinc finger protein GLI4 isoform X1, with amino-acid sequence MAPTLHSSPCPPHPSVVFISPGPRCAYLQQASGKMATLGDSQEPPRVPSPVNLASPGTPGTCQREAQLHLHGHDHGTHPVLHSLRLPASSARPARWHCLLETRQLTGCRASCTLALGSGQGHPWRRPETEPYSPGCSPEALSQPLQEEEPSGLDLQGVEEVQIGRDTCWPDSEAEPERAPSSPHPHHPEAGADQARGALRTLSRRPRCGGRFGQESSLERPMGQPPGTAPCSQKRGPWRVTLLSQGAPGAAEEPEQPGEPEGGRGSGPGVRHGGPRGGKPHRCEACGKSFKYRSLLLKHQRIHTGEKPYACHECGKRFRGWSGFIQHHRIHTGEKPYECGQCGRAFSHSSHFTQHLRIHNGEKPYECSECGQAFSQSSNLVRHQRLHTGEKPYACSQCGKAFIWSSVLIEHQRIHTGEKPYECAECGKAFRGRSHFFRHLRTHTGEKPFACGACGKAFGQSSQLIQHQRVHYRE; translated from the exons ATGGCCCCCACCCTCCACtcgtccccctgcccccctcatcCTTCCGTGGTTTTCATTTCCCCAGGTCCCAGGTGTGCATACCTTCAGCAGGCCTCGGGGAAGATGGCGACCCTGGGGGACAGTCAGGAGCCCCCTCGTGTCCCGTCCCCGGTCAATCTTGCGTCACCAGGGACACCTGGAACCTGCCAGCGCGAGGCCCAGCTTCACCTCCACGGTCATGACCACGGTACTCACCCTGTGCTGCACTCCCTCCGCCTCCCTGCATCGTCCGCCCGCCCCGCACGCTGGCACTGCCTGCTGGAAACAAGGCAGCTCACCGGGTGCCGGGCTTCCTGCACCCTCGCACTTGGGTCAGGCCAGGGGCATCCGTGGCGGAGGCCAGAGACCGAGCCTT acTCCCCTGGCTGCAGCCCGGAGGCGCTCTCCCAGCCACTGCAGGAGGAGGAGCCGTCCGGCCTGGATCTCCAAGGTGTGGAGGAGGTCCAGATCGGCAGAGACACCTGCTGGCCAG ACTCGGAGGCAGAGCCGGAGCGGGCCCCgtcgtccccccacccccaccaccctgaAGCTGGGGCGGACCAGGCCCGGGGGGCACTGAGGACCCTTTCCCGTAGACCCCGGTGTGGGGGCCGCTTTGGGCAGGAGTCCAGCTTGGAGCGGCCCATGGGCCAGCCGCCGGGGACCGCGCCCTGCTCCCAGAAGAGGGGCCCGTGGCGCGTGACGCTGCTGTCGCAGGGAGCCCCTGGGGCGGCGGAGGAGCCCGAGCAGCCGGGCGAGCCAGAGGGCGGCCGGGGGTCGGGGCCCGGGGTCCGGCATGGCGGCCCGCGGGGCGGGAAGCCGCACCGCTGCGAGGCCTGCGGCAAAAGCTTCAAGTACCGGTCGCTGCTGCTCAAGCACCAGCGCATCCACACGGGCGAGAAGCCGTACGCGTGCCACGAGTGCGGGAAGCGCTTCCGCGGCTGGTCGGGCTTCATCCAGCACCACCGCATCCACACCGGCGAGAAGCCGTACGAGTGCGGCCAGTGCGGCCGCGCCTTCAGCCACAGCTCGCACTTCACGCAGCACCTGCGGATCCACAACGGCGAGAAGCCCTACGAGTGCAGCGAGTGCGGCCAGGCCTTCAGCCAGAGCTCCAACCTGGTGCGGCACCAGCGGCTGCACACGGGCGAGAAGCCGTACGCCTGCAGCCAGTGCGGCAAGGCCTTCATCTGGAGCTCCGTGCTCATCGAGCACCAGCGCATCCACACCGGCGAGAAGCCCTACGAGTGCGCCGAGTGCGGGAAGGCCTTCCGCGGCCGCTCGCACTTCTTCCGCCACCTGCGGACCCACACGGGCGAGAAGCCCTTCGCCTGTGGCGCCTGCGGCAAGGCCTTCGGCCAGAGCTCCCAGCTGATCCAGCACCAGAGGGTGCACTACCGGGAGTAG
- the ZFP41 gene encoding zinc finger protein 41 homolog isoform X1 — protein sequence MHHDNVGGACGPRDPGDTNSCLGLWRWLLASRPAPPTAASAHGVRCGFSPLSSLEDLTLQTPDLPGHPCAAWRGEAGGPELRAVLCGHACGVAPDACWPHSAGHGGSGLCSGFPPRTAAAPSPTRAPGTRPLVRPPGPGPTGWVPGHGMTGADGSGRHPAPGPAGGRPRGTVAGRPGLSGSSQGGRRLPVCVGGARAHPQPSAPVPGRLAGTSTALAQKRATEKYILIRLGNLSPQYSLVMRRVTKSVSKQRTAFSASCLSGSCEGLPVVRVKLLFEEKENLLNNLTQV from the exons ATGCACCACGACAACGTGGGAGGGGCTTGTGGCCCCAGAGACCCTGGGGACACTAACAGCTGTCTGGGACTCTGGAGATGGCTGCTTGCGAGCCGCCCAGCACCTCCCACGGCGGCCTCTGCCCATGGCGTCCGCTGTGGCTTCAGCCCTCTCAGCTCCCTTGAAGACTTGACTCTGCAGACTCCCGACCTGCCGGGTCATCCCTGTGCAGCCTGGCGGGGGGAGGCCGGTGGCCCTGAGCTGAGAGCGGTGCTCTGCGGTCATGCCTGCGGCGTTGCACCAGACGCCTGCTGGCCCCACTCAGCTGGCCATGGTGGCAGTGGTTTGTGCTCTGGCTTCCCTCCCCGGACTGCAGCAGCTCCATCCCCCACCCGAGCCCCAGGAACCAGACCCCTTGTGCGTCCCCCTGGCCCAG GGCCGACAGGATGGGTGCCCGGACATGGGATGACAGGTGCAGATGGCAGCGGCAGGCACCCTGCTCCGGGCCCTGCAGGTGGGCGTCCCCGCGGCACAGTCGCAGGCCGGCCCGGCCTCTCCGGCAGCAGCCAG GGAGGCAGACGTTTGCCCGTGTGCGTGGGAGGCGCCCGTGCACACCCACAGCCCTCAGCGCCTGTCCCAGGAAGGCTGGCCGGGACTTCGACGGCGCTGGCCCAGAAGAGAGccacagaaaaatacattttaataagacTTGGAAATTTGTCTCCTCAGTACAGTTTAGTCATGAGAAGAGTCACAAAATCGGTCTCAAAGCAGCGAACGGCCTTTTctgcctcctgtctctctggaAGTTGTGAGGGCCTTCCTGTTGTTCGAGTGAAACTCCTCTTCGAGGAGAAAGAAAACCTTCTCAACAATCTgacccaagtttaa
- the ZFP41 gene encoding zinc finger protein 41 homolog isoform X2, with protein sequence MEKRGKKAQTPKEGDLLKDAPEEERASGEKRANQRSTSAKKPRKEAGLSPEDEEHVFNAFDASFQDDFEGVPVFVPFQRKQPFKCGECGRVFKHKTDHLRHQRVHTGEKPFRCEACGKTFRHSSDVTKHQRIHTGEKPFKCSDCGKAFNCGSNLLKHQKTHTGEKPYECKECGKTFAYSSCLIRHRKHHPRKKH encoded by the coding sequence atggaaaaaagggGCAAAAAGGCACAGACCCCAAAAGAAGGAGACTTGTTAAAGGACGCTCCCGAAGAAGAGAGAGCATCCGGGGAGAAAAGGGCCAACCAGAGGTCCACGTCGGCCAAGAAGCCCAGGAAGGAAGCCGGCCTGAGCCCTGAAGACGAAGAACACGTGTTCAACGCCTTCGATGCTTCGTTTCAAGACGACTTTGAGGGGGTTCCTGTGTTCGTGCCGTTTCAGAGAAAGCAGCCCTTCAAGTGCGGCGAGTGTGGCCGCGTCTTCAAGCACAAGACAGACCACCTTCGCCACCAGAGGGTTCACACGGGAGAAAAGCCCTTCAGGTGTGAGGCATGCGGGAAGACGTTCCGGCACAGCTCGGACGTCACCAAGCACCAGAGGATCCACACCGGAGAGAAGCCCTTTAAATGCAGCGATTGTGGGAAGGCCTTCAACTGCGGCTCCAATCTCCTGAAACATCAGAAGACGCACACCGGAGAGAAGCCGTACGAGTGCAAGGAATGTGGGAAAACCTTTGCCTACAGCTCGTGTCTCATTCGCCATCGGAAGCATCACCCCCGGAAGAAGCACTGA
- the GPIHBP1 gene encoding glycosylphosphatidylinositol-anchored high density lipoprotein-binding protein 1: protein MKALSALLLALLLCGQPGTGRAQDEEEDEEDVGQDGYDDEDDEEEEASVDAGGGDRAPLQCYSCQSLRRGEGCEQVQNCVHSHSFCKTLISHGNTESGPLTTYSVWCTDTCHPFTKTLEGTLMTVTCCQSSLCNLPPWQEPPVSGASSAQGSRTVVAIALLLGLLSGLQAMGS, encoded by the exons ATGAAGGCGCTCTCAGCTCTCCTGCTGGCCCTCCTGCTGTGCGGGCAGCCAG GCACAGGGCGGGCGCAGGacgaggaggaggacgaggaggacgtcGGGCAGGACGGCTACGACGATGAGgatgacgaggaggaggaggccagtgTGGATGCAGGCGGCGGAGACCGAG CGCCGCTGCAGTGCTACTCCTGCCAGTCCCTGCGCAGAGGGGAAGGCTGCGAGCAAGTCCAGAACTGCGTCCACAGCCACAGCTTCTGCAAAACCCTCATCTCCCACGGAAACACGG agtCAGGGCCTCTGACCACCTACTCCGTATGGTGTACAGACACGTGTCACCCCTTCACCAAGACACTGGAGGGGACCCTGATGACCGTGACCTGCTGCCAGTCCTCCCTCTGCAACCTCCCACCCTGGCAGGAGCCCCCGGTCAGCGGGGCCAGCAGCGCCCAGGGCAGCCGCACGGTGGTGGCCATCGCCCTGCTGCTCGGCCTCCTCTCCGGCCTCCAGGCCATGGGGTCCTGA